A part of Propioniciclava coleopterorum genomic DNA contains:
- a CDS encoding antibiotic biosynthesis monooxygenase family protein: MLAFSRFRVPEADLDAFTPDAEAAAAFFAGRPGCRSADLVRNLDEPDLWALLTTWENVGSYRRAFNGYDAKMILMPLLNRALDEPSAYADADEVGVNLPRDR; this comes from the coding sequence ATGCTCGCCTTCAGCCGCTTCCGTGTCCCCGAGGCCGACCTGGACGCCTTCACCCCGGACGCCGAGGCGGCGGCCGCGTTCTTCGCCGGACGCCCCGGGTGCCGCTCCGCCGACCTGGTCCGCAACCTGGACGAGCCGGACCTGTGGGCGCTGCTGACGACCTGGGAGAACGTCGGCTCCTACCGGCGCGCGTTCAACGGCTACGACGCCAAGATGATCCTGATGCCGCTGCTCAACCGCGCCCTGGACGAGCCGAGCGCCTACGCCGACGCCGACG
- a CDS encoding Fur family transcriptional regulator, with translation MTSTPQRRTRQGATIADALAGLDEFMTAQDIHDLLRARGEKIGLATVYRHLQALTDAGEVDVIRTADGQASYRGCGEATHDHHHHLICRSCGRTVEVELDGVEELIDRLSSAHGYTDVDHSLELRGLCATCSAA, from the coding sequence ATGACCAGCACACCCCAGCGCCGCACCCGTCAGGGGGCGACGATCGCCGACGCGCTCGCGGGCCTAGACGAGTTCATGACGGCCCAGGACATCCACGACCTGCTCCGCGCCCGCGGCGAGAAGATCGGGCTCGCGACCGTCTACCGGCACCTGCAGGCCCTGACCGACGCCGGCGAGGTGGACGTCATCCGCACCGCCGACGGGCAGGCGTCCTACCGGGGCTGCGGCGAGGCGACCCACGACCATCACCACCACCTGATCTGCCGCTCCTGCGGCCGGACCGTCGAGGTGGAACTGGACGGGGTGGAGGAGCTGATCGACCGGCTGTCCTCCGCGCACGGGTACACCGACGTCGACCACTCCCTGGAGTTGCGCG